In the genome of Rhodoferax sp. BAB1, one region contains:
- the rplX gene encoding 50S ribosomal protein L24, with product MNKIRKGDEVIVLTGRDKGKRGKIALRKDDSHVLVEGVNVVKKHTKPNPMKGTTGGIVEKSMPIHQSNVAIFNAATGKADRVGIKLLADGKRVRVYKSSGEEIKVA from the coding sequence ATGAACAAGATTCGCAAAGGCGACGAAGTCATCGTCCTCACCGGGCGCGACAAGGGCAAGCGCGGCAAGATCGCGCTGCGCAAGGACGACAGCCATGTGCTCGTCGAGGGCGTGAACGTGGTGAAGAAGCACACCAAGCCCAACCCCATGAAGGGTACGACCGGCGGCATCGTGGAGAAGTCCATGCCCATCCACCAGTCGAATGTGGCCATTTTCAATGCGGCGACCGGCAAGGCCGACCGCGTGGGCATCAAGCTGCTGGCTGACGGCAAACGCGTTCGCGTTTACAAGTCCAGCGGCGAAGAAATCAAGGTGGCATAA
- the rplN gene encoding 50S ribosomal protein L14: protein MIQTESRLEVADNTGAKSVLCIKVLGGSKRRYASVGDVIKVSIKEAAPRGRVKKGEVYSAVVVRTAKGIRRGDGSLVKFDGNAAVLLNNKLEPIGTRIFGPVTRELRTEKFMKIVSLAPEVL, encoded by the coding sequence ATGATCCAGACTGAATCTCGGTTAGAAGTCGCCGACAACACCGGCGCGAAGTCCGTTTTGTGCATCAAGGTGCTCGGCGGTTCCAAGCGTCGTTACGCCAGCGTCGGCGACGTCATCAAGGTGAGCATCAAGGAAGCTGCTCCGCGCGGCCGCGTCAAAAAAGGCGAGGTCTACAGCGCTGTGGTGGTCCGTACCGCCAAGGGCATCCGCCGTGGCGATGGCTCGCTGGTCAAGTTCGACGGCAATGCCGCCGTGCTGCTCAACAACAAGCTGGAGCCCATCGGCACCCGCATCTTCGGCCCGGTCACGCGCGAACTGCGTACCGAGAAGTTCATGAAGATCGTGTCCCTGGCTCCTGAAGTTCTCTAA
- a CDS encoding glycerol-3-phosphate dehydrogenase/oxidase, whose translation MIENTEPLPTRRADLLVRLAEPRTWDLAVVGGGATGLGVALDAAARGLSVVLLESHDFASGTSSRSTKLLHGGVRYLAQGNLSLVREALHERGTVLRNAPHLASRLSFVMPSYAWWQTPFYGIGLKLYDLLAGRAGLGATSFLSRAQTLAALPNLQPAGLCGGVAYWDGQFDDARLALALARTAAREGALLLNYCPVTELRHENTRLVGLRCRDAMGGLSYEVRARCVVNATGVWVDALRQLDGAAQGRSVGPVVAPSQGVHVVVDRDFLPGEHALLVPKTADGRVLFAVPWLGKLVLGTTDTPRSDLPREPRPLRAELDFILGEAARYLARAPTRADVKSIWVGLRPLVRPAGDDETSTGSISREHTVLVSATGLVTVTGGKWTTYRAMAEDVLARCFQAGLLPEKPAGVSGQLKLVGAEPADGGARPAMAAAAGPHIYGSEQALLQTLPGAGRVLAPGLEEAMVRFAARFEYALTVEDVLSRRSRLLFLDAALAASLAPRVAAILAEETGRDPALVDFQGLAGDYLRWPSEQDA comes from the coding sequence GTGATCGAAAATACCGAACCCTTGCCGACGCGGCGCGCCGACTTGCTGGTCCGGCTGGCCGAACCCCGTACCTGGGACCTGGCCGTCGTGGGGGGCGGTGCCACCGGCCTGGGCGTGGCCCTGGACGCGGCGGCGCGTGGCCTGTCGGTCGTGCTGCTGGAGTCGCACGATTTCGCCAGCGGCACTTCCTCGCGCTCGACCAAGCTGCTGCATGGCGGCGTGCGCTACCTGGCCCAGGGCAATCTCTCGCTGGTGCGTGAGGCGCTGCATGAACGTGGCACCGTGCTGCGCAACGCGCCGCACCTGGCCTCCAGGCTGTCGTTTGTCATGCCCTCCTATGCCTGGTGGCAGACGCCTTTCTACGGCATCGGGCTCAAGCTTTATGACCTGCTGGCGGGCCGTGCCGGCCTGGGCGCAACGAGTTTCCTGAGCCGTGCGCAAACGCTGGCCGCCCTGCCCAATCTGCAGCCCGCAGGCCTGTGCGGCGGTGTGGCCTACTGGGACGGCCAGTTTGACGATGCGCGCCTGGCACTGGCGCTGGCGCGTACGGCCGCCCGCGAGGGGGCGCTGCTGCTGAACTACTGCCCGGTCACCGAGCTGCGGCACGAGAACACCCGGCTGGTCGGCCTGCGCTGCCGCGACGCCATGGGCGGTTTGTCCTATGAAGTACGTGCCCGCTGCGTGGTCAACGCCACCGGGGTCTGGGTCGACGCGCTGCGCCAGCTGGACGGTGCCGCCCAGGGCCGCAGCGTCGGCCCGGTGGTGGCGCCCAGCCAGGGGGTGCATGTGGTGGTGGACCGGGATTTCCTGCCGGGTGAGCACGCACTGCTGGTGCCGAAGACTGCCGACGGGCGGGTGCTGTTCGCCGTGCCCTGGCTGGGCAAGCTGGTGCTGGGTACCACCGACACGCCGCGCAGCGACCTGCCACGCGAGCCGAGGCCCCTGCGCGCCGAGCTCGACTTCATCCTGGGCGAGGCGGCGCGTTACCTGGCGCGGGCACCGACCCGCGCCGATGTCAAAAGCATCTGGGTCGGCCTGCGCCCCCTGGTCCGGCCGGCGGGTGACGATGAAACCAGCACCGGCAGCATCAGCCGAGAGCACACGGTGCTGGTCAGCGCCACGGGCCTGGTCACGGTGACCGGCGGCAAATGGACCACCTACCGCGCCATGGCGGAGGATGTGCTGGCGCGCTGTTTCCAGGCCGGCTTGCTGCCGGAAAAACCGGCCGGTGTGAGTGGTCAGCTGAAACTGGTGGGGGCAGAGCCGGCGGACGGGGGGGCGAGACCGGCGATGGCCGCTGCCGCAGGCCCTCATATATATGGCAGTGAGCAGGCCCTGCTCCAGACCCTGCCGGGGGCAGGGCGGGTGCTGGCGCCGGGCCTGGAGGAGGCCATGGTGCGGTTTGCCGCCCGATTTGAGTATGCGCTAACTGTCGAGGACGTCCTTTCCAGGCGATCTCGACTGCTCTTTCTGGATGCGGCTTTGGCTGCATCATTGGCGCCGCGGGTGGCGGCCATCCTGGCCGAGGAAACGGGGCGGGATCCCGCCCTGGTCGACTTCCAGGGCCTGGCCGGCGACTATTTACGCTGGCCGTCCGAACAAGACGCTTGA